The Clostridia bacterium genome window below encodes:
- a CDS encoding amidohydrolase, whose translation MSKILIKNSYVVTVDKDFTIYPQGAVYVENGRIIEVGESEALAQKYQERATEVIDATGKAVIPGLINTHLHSGLIRGTAEDLPLWEWITKHVDPKHKVLTADDAYVAASLCYGESLLAGTTCVVDMYRFMDRCADAAEETGIRAVLVPYVADRPQYNYFETIEDNIRLVEERHGSANGRIHVWFGLEHLVYCTEEAYHRVADLAAKYGVGIHTHGEESIDMAQRISRKYGCSPIRLFYNRGILGPKTLLAHCVWLTPAEIELLAVTGTSVAHCPISNMKLASGVAPIPALLARGVSVGLATDGVKENNNLDLFEEMKFASLLQKVHHLNAELMPAEETLRLATIYGAKAIGLDHEIGSLEAGKKADLVLVNLRRLHMAPLLEEDYANIVANLVFSANGADVDTVLVDGKVVVEGHKLLTVDEEMLIDKATEATKALIERRRPFVPEAPTIDDVEV comes from the coding sequence GTGTCCAAAATTCTCATCAAAAACAGTTACGTGGTGACAGTAGACAAGGATTTTACTATTTATCCCCAAGGTGCAGTGTACGTGGAAAACGGTCGCATCATTGAGGTGGGTGAAAGTGAAGCCCTGGCACAGAAGTATCAGGAGCGTGCCACAGAGGTTATTGATGCGACAGGTAAAGCGGTCATACCCGGCCTCATCAACACTCATCTCCATTCCGGTTTGATCCGGGGTACCGCTGAGGACCTGCCTCTATGGGAGTGGATTACCAAACACGTTGACCCAAAGCATAAAGTGCTGACGGCGGATGATGCCTACGTGGCTGCCAGTCTCTGTTATGGAGAATCCCTTTTGGCAGGTACTACTTGTGTCGTGGACATGTACCGTTTTATGGACCGTTGTGCTGACGCGGCGGAAGAGACCGGGATCAGGGCCGTTTTGGTGCCTTATGTGGCGGACAGGCCCCAATACAATTACTTTGAAACGATTGAAGACAATATCCGCTTGGTAGAAGAACGCCACGGTTCAGCTAATGGACGGATTCACGTGTGGTTTGGTTTGGAACACTTGGTGTACTGCACCGAGGAGGCTTACCACCGGGTGGCTGACCTGGCGGCTAAATACGGGGTAGGTATTCATACCCACGGGGAAGAGTCCATCGACATGGCCCAGCGCATCAGCCGGAAATACGGGTGCTCTCCCATTCGCCTTTTCTATAACCGCGGCATCTTAGGGCCTAAAACCCTGCTGGCTCATTGTGTATGGTTAACGCCTGCGGAGATAGAGCTTTTGGCGGTCACCGGGACCAGCGTGGCTCACTGCCCCATCAGCAATATGAAACTGGCTTCCGGAGTAGCCCCCATTCCCGCGTTACTGGCCAGGGGGGTCAGTGTCGGGCTGGCTACGGACGGGGTGAAAGAGAACAATAATTTAGACCTTTTTGAAGAAATGAAATTTGCTTCTCTTTTGCAAAAAGTCCATCACTTGAATGCGGAATTGATGCCTGCTGAGGAGACCCTCCGCCTGGCCACTATTTACGGTGCCAAAGCCATCGGCCTGGATCATGAAATCGGCTCCCTGGAGGCAGGCAAGAAGGCAGACCTGGTGCTGGTCAACCTGCGGCGCCTGCACATGGCACCTTTACTGGAAGAAGACTATGCAAACATTGTGGCCAACTTGGTTTTCAGTGCTAATGGAGCAGATGTGGATACAGTATTGGTGGACGGGAAGGTAGTGGTCGAGGGGCATAAGTTGCTGACAGTGGACGAAGAAATGCTTATCGACAAAGCTACGGAAGCCACCAAGGCTTTGATTGAGCGGAGAAGGCCTTTCGTTCCCGAGGCACCGACTATTGACGACGTGGAAGTCTAA
- a CDS encoding PilZ domain-containing protein, producing the protein MLPLLSTKGKENRHTAAYGHLVVNAGGEIVMANPCFMDIAQLKVRKRVNFRDIIGKTVREVFGQDTGDTFVGIFMKHKSPFAGQFMIGNQLFQVVVEEIKKEKETYYEFFYFPIKDKHDCANHRFLQNIVYEIARSKGYTDIEWILEIPDEHCKNLLSCLASHEHSIIPDRYCPNKYRCGFNTVHGWLQLDRRAFYRTKVNLAGELYLKALKDRPIPSPLARKKLPCRALDLSVAGIRLELAVCLPKGCVIRLVFEEFEAEGTIVWTKRSHDHWLTGVKFTNLTEEQQSKVIVAMNKRRIVVD; encoded by the coding sequence ATGTTACCGTTGTTGAGCACGAAAGGTAAAGAAAACCGCCATACCGCCGCCTATGGGCATTTAGTGGTAAACGCCGGCGGGGAAATCGTCATGGCAAATCCCTGTTTCATGGACATAGCCCAGCTAAAGGTGCGGAAACGCGTCAATTTTAGAGACATCATAGGTAAGACCGTCCGTGAGGTATTCGGGCAAGACACGGGCGATACTTTTGTAGGCATCTTCATGAAACACAAGAGCCCCTTTGCCGGGCAATTCATGATTGGCAACCAGCTTTTTCAGGTGGTGGTAGAAGAAATCAAGAAGGAAAAAGAGACCTATTACGAGTTCTTCTATTTCCCAATCAAGGATAAACATGACTGCGCCAATCACCGTTTCTTGCAAAACATTGTGTACGAAATAGCCAGGAGCAAGGGATATACCGACATCGAATGGATCCTGGAAATCCCTGATGAACACTGCAAGAACCTCTTGTCCTGCCTGGCCAGCCACGAGCACTCCATCATACCGGACAGGTACTGCCCCAACAAATACCGCTGTGGGTTCAATACCGTGCACGGGTGGCTGCAGTTGGACCGGAGGGCTTTCTACCGGACGAAAGTAAATCTGGCCGGGGAACTCTACTTGAAAGCATTAAAGGACCGGCCCATACCGTCACCGCTGGCCAGAAAAAAACTCCCCTGCCGGGCCCTGGATTTAAGTGTGGCAGGTATAAGGCTTGAGCTGGCAGTGTGTTTGCCGAAAGGATGCGTAATCCGCCTGGTATTTGAGGAGTTTGAAGCGGAAGGAACGATTGTCTGGACAAAGCGCTCCCATGACCACTGGCTGACCGGTGTCAAGTTCACCAATTTGACGGAAGAACAGCAGTCCAAAGTC
- a CDS encoding helix-turn-helix domain-containing protein, protein MRVVQDYQIIRKIRKEKKLSLRQLAEKSGLSVSFLSNLENGRVNITLSSLKKIATALEVPVARLIADDSQEGVVIVKKEDRMNIVHHRSPQGTVIQQFLTRSPNFDMEIVVLQLPAGTCSESYKSHPGQEFTYVLGGEVVLFLNENTYPLKSGDMAYYDAGIPHKWANRSQGTAEILVGATPANF, encoded by the coding sequence GTGAGGGTCGTGCAGGATTACCAGATTATTCGCAAGATCAGGAAAGAGAAGAAGTTGAGTTTGCGGCAGCTGGCCGAAAAAAGCGGCCTCTCTGTATCTTTCCTGAGCAATTTAGAGAACGGGCGCGTGAATATCACTTTATCTTCCTTGAAGAAAATCGCCACTGCCCTTGAGGTGCCGGTGGCCAGGTTAATCGCCGATGACAGCCAAGAAGGCGTCGTCATTGTGAAAAAAGAGGATCGCATGAATATTGTACACCACCGGAGCCCTCAGGGAACGGTCATTCAACAGTTTCTCACCAGAAGTCCCAATTTTGATATGGAGATAGTGGTGCTCCAACTCCCGGCGGGGACTTGCAGTGAGAGCTACAAGTCCCACCCGGGTCAAGAGTTTACTTATGTGCTGGGGGGTGAAGTGGTTTTATTCCTGAATGAAAATACTTACCCGTTGAAAAGCGGGGATATGGCTTATTATGACGCCGGTATTCCCCACAAATGGGCAAACCGTTCCCAAGGGACGGCGGAAATCCTGGTGGGGGCCACACCTGCCAATTTTTGA